In the genome of Ignavibacteria bacterium, one region contains:
- a CDS encoding secondary thiamine-phosphate synthase enzyme YjbQ, whose protein sequence is MKSYRKELWFNTKTRRAYINITPELEDCLAESGIKEGLMLCNAMHISASVFINDDESGLHQDFEVWLEKLAPEKPHSQYKHNGFEDNADAHLKRTIMGREAVIAITNGKMDFGPWEQVFYGEYDGKRDKRVLVKIIGE, encoded by the coding sequence ATGAAATCTTACCGTAAAGAACTCTGGTTTAATACAAAAACCAGACGCGCATATATCAACATCACGCCCGAGCTTGAAGACTGCTTGGCAGAAAGCGGAATCAAAGAAGGTCTCATGCTCTGCAATGCGATGCATATTTCTGCAAGCGTATTTATCAACGATGATGAATCAGGTTTGCATCAGGATTTTGAAGTATGGCTCGAAAAGCTCGCTCCCGAAAAACCGCATTCTCAATACAAACATAACGGCTTTGAAGATAACGCCGATGCTCACTTAAAACGCACGATCATGGGACGTGAAGCAGTCATTGCAATCACAAACGGCAAGATGGATTTTGGTCCGTGGGAACAAGTTTTCTATGGTGAATACGATGGGAAGAGAGATAAAAGAGTTTTAGTAAAAATTATCGGGGAATAA
- the trxA gene encoding thioredoxin — protein MKALEITDANFAAEVEQSTIPVLIDFWAVWCGPCKMIAPIVEELAGEYEGKIKIGKLDVDNNPNVAMKFGIRSIPTLLIFKDGKVADQIVGAVPKPQIVSKLEAQLQTA, from the coding sequence ATGAAAGCATTAGAAATAACAGATGCAAATTTTGCCGCCGAAGTTGAACAATCCACTATTCCTGTATTAATTGATTTCTGGGCTGTATGGTGCGGACCTTGCAAGATGATTGCTCCGATTGTTGAAGAGCTTGCGGGCGAGTATGAAGGTAAAATTAAAATCGGAAAGCTTGACGTCGATAACAATCCTAACGTAGCAATGAAATTCGGTATAAGAAGCATACCTACATTACTCATTTTCAAAGACGGTAAGGTAGCTGACCAGATAGTAGGCGCAGTTCCAAAGCCGCAAATCGTTTCAAAGCTCGAAGCACAACTTCAGACAGCATAA
- the dnaE gene encoding DNA polymerase III subunit alpha — MKEFIHLHNHSHFSLLDAISTIDGLINAAVEDNMKAVALTDHGVMYGAMEFYKKAKAKGIKPIIGCEVYVAQSGTRHERGRKDTDIDASTESSDGLASTNINYAHLILLAKDEIGYKNLMKIVSIGHMEGYYYKPRVDLEILRQYNKGLVATSACAGGVISCYITRNDLEMARKMTGVYKDIYGEDFYLEIQDHGSIDAEKKVLREMPKLAKDFGIKLIATNDVHYIKHEHAVAHNIYLNISAKQSKSSIPVDVINDLRYGTDQIYFKTAKEMTELFKDFPEAIQSTLEVTEKCNLELDLSKNHMPNFKIPGEEKKAKTLEEYLEKLSREGLKQRVKEVTKEAEDRLAYELGVINKMNFAGYFLIVMDIIKTAKEKGILVGPGRGSAAGSLVSYCIGITEVNPLEYDLLFERFLNPTRISMPDIDMDFQDDRRDELIQYAKEKYGEKSVAQVITFNKLAPRGVLKDVGRVLNFNFDEINNLTKHIPIVFGKVTSLKKSLEEVPDFGVYFKGGNADEKKARKRLFDYSTVLENLNKNSSLHASGVVIAPGDITDYVPLSKVTGEDNLFCTQYDMNQLEDAGLIKMDFLGLKELKVIGKTLELVNKKYNLDLTTEKIPLDDKKTYDLFSAGATVGIFQFSKGKMRESLAKLKPKNINDLSAMNALYRPGPMKLIPEFIDKRFGRKPIKYLHPLLENSLKSTYGIIVYQEQVMQIARDLAGFSMAQADNMRKAMGKKIKEKMQQIKEEFVAGAVKNNVPKKVAEEIYNLILDFADYGFNKSHGVAYSILAFYTAYLKTHYPIEFLAVSMLCRKDSDTEIQELAVEAKKMGIRLRPPSINEAEIDFKINYFDDESSFGSHSREGGNPSQDSKKKQIGEIIYGLSALKNVGEKAAQNIILEREANGKYKGFIDFMKRVDLRLVNKKALESMILGGAFDELEPNRKKLFTHMERATAYAIHYKERPESKGQEGLFGGAEEEQKNEDYILDNCEDFSETEKFIREKDVVGFYLTGHPLDKYEKEIKSFTTLSFNADLNEINLNQINPVKMCGVIHDLQIKISKRGKKFAIFKLVDFFGKGECVAFPQTYEEKMNLFRENALIVVEGKAEENGDEIKLVLDNIYSIDALHEKNAANMQIILHKQFDPEKLDKIFEEISRHPGGSCRLFFTIVNNGSTKKYLSREMRVNPKQELISNLKNIVGETNLIIN; from the coding sequence TTGAAAGAATTTATTCACTTACATAACCATTCTCATTTTTCTCTCTTAGATGCAATTTCTACCATCGACGGACTGATAAACGCAGCAGTCGAAGACAACATGAAAGCTGTTGCATTGACCGATCACGGAGTTATGTACGGCGCGATGGAGTTTTATAAAAAAGCAAAAGCTAAGGGAATAAAACCAATCATCGGCTGTGAGGTTTATGTTGCGCAGTCTGGGACAAGACACGAACGCGGAAGAAAAGATACCGATATTGATGCTTCCACAGAAAGTTCCGACGGACTTGCCTCAACAAACATAAACTATGCGCATCTCATTCTTCTTGCCAAAGATGAAATTGGTTATAAAAACCTGATGAAGATTGTTTCCATCGGACATATGGAAGGTTATTATTATAAACCAAGAGTGGATCTGGAAATTCTTAGGCAGTATAACAAAGGGCTTGTCGCAACATCCGCCTGTGCCGGAGGCGTGATTTCGTGCTATATTACGCGAAATGACCTTGAAATGGCTCGAAAAATGACGGGAGTATATAAAGATATTTATGGTGAAGATTTTTATCTGGAGATACAAGACCACGGCTCAATAGATGCAGAAAAAAAAGTGTTGAGAGAAATGCCGAAGCTTGCGAAAGATTTTGGCATAAAATTGATTGCAACAAATGACGTGCATTACATAAAGCACGAGCATGCCGTTGCTCATAATATTTATTTAAACATCAGCGCAAAGCAAAGCAAAAGCAGTATTCCGGTTGATGTGATAAATGATTTGCGTTACGGCACCGACCAGATTTATTTCAAGACGGCAAAAGAGATGACCGAATTGTTTAAAGATTTTCCTGAAGCAATTCAGTCAACTCTTGAAGTAACTGAAAAATGCAATCTTGAGCTTGACCTTTCGAAGAATCACATGCCGAATTTTAAGATTCCGGGAGAAGAGAAGAAAGCAAAAACTCTTGAAGAATATCTTGAAAAATTATCACGAGAAGGTTTAAAACAGCGAGTTAAGGAAGTTACAAAAGAAGCTGAAGACCGTCTTGCGTATGAGCTTGGTGTAATTAATAAAATGAACTTTGCGGGATATTTCCTGATTGTGATGGATATTATCAAAACCGCAAAGGAGAAGGGCATACTTGTCGGTCCGGGGCGGGGAAGCGCGGCGGGAAGCTTAGTTTCATATTGCATTGGCATAACTGAAGTTAATCCGCTTGAGTATGATTTGCTTTTTGAAAGATTTCTGAATCCGACAAGAATATCAATGCCCGATATAGACATGGATTTTCAGGATGACAGACGAGATGAATTGATTCAGTATGCAAAAGAAAAATACGGAGAGAAATCCGTTGCGCAGGTGATAACGTTCAATAAGCTTGCTCCTCGCGGTGTTTTGAAAGACGTCGGCAGAGTTTTGAATTTTAATTTCGATGAGATAAATAATCTCACTAAGCACATACCGATTGTGTTCGGCAAGGTTACTTCTCTTAAGAAATCTCTTGAGGAAGTTCCTGATTTTGGAGTGTATTTCAAAGGGGGGAATGCCGATGAAAAAAAAGCACGAAAGAGATTGTTCGATTACTCGACCGTTCTTGAAAATCTTAATAAAAACTCATCTCTTCATGCATCGGGAGTGGTTATTGCACCCGGGGATATAACGGATTATGTTCCGCTCTCAAAAGTAACAGGCGAAGATAATCTTTTCTGCACGCAGTATGACATGAATCAGCTTGAAGATGCAGGGTTGATTAAGATGGATTTTCTCGGATTGAAGGAGTTGAAAGTAATCGGCAAGACGCTTGAGCTTGTAAATAAAAAGTATAATTTAGATTTAACGACGGAAAAAATTCCGCTTGATGATAAAAAGACTTATGATTTATTTTCAGCAGGTGCAACTGTCGGCATATTCCAGTTTTCAAAAGGGAAGATGCGCGAGTCTCTTGCAAAGCTGAAGCCGAAAAATATCAATGACCTTTCTGCGATGAACGCTTTATATCGCCCGGGTCCAATGAAATTGATTCCTGAATTTATCGATAAACGTTTCGGAAGAAAACCGATAAAATATTTACATCCACTTCTTGAAAATTCCTTGAAAAGCACTTACGGAATTATTGTATATCAGGAGCAGGTGATGCAGATTGCGCGCGACCTTGCAGGATTCTCTATGGCTCAGGCAGACAATATGAGAAAGGCAATGGGGAAGAAGATTAAGGAAAAGATGCAGCAGATTAAAGAAGAGTTTGTTGCAGGTGCGGTTAAGAATAATGTTCCGAAAAAAGTTGCCGAAGAAATTTATAATTTGATTCTGGATTTTGCTGATTATGGCTTCAATAAATCTCACGGAGTTGCTTATTCGATTTTAGCTTTTTATACTGCGTATCTTAAAACGCATTACCCGATTGAGTTTCTTGCAGTATCGATGCTTTGCAGAAAAGACAGCGATACTGAAATTCAGGAGCTTGCAGTCGAAGCTAAAAAAATGGGAATCAGGCTGCGACCACCAAGTATTAACGAAGCGGAGATTGATTTTAAGATAAATTATTTTGATGATGAATCATCTTTTGGAAGTCATTCCCGCGAAGGCGGGAATCCCAGTCAGGATTCTAAAAAGAAACAAATCGGTGAGATTATTTACGGACTAAGCGCATTGAAAAATGTCGGTGAAAAAGCAGCGCAGAATATTATACTGGAAAGAGAAGCAAACGGAAAGTACAAAGGTTTTATCGATTTCATGAAGCGGGTTGATTTGCGTCTTGTGAATAAGAAAGCTTTAGAAAGCATGATACTCGGAGGTGCGTTCGATGAGCTCGAGCCGAACAGAAAGAAATTATTCACGCACATGGAACGCGCGACTGCTTATGCGATTCATTATAAAGAGCGACCTGAATCAAAAGGTCAGGAAGGTCTTTTCGGCGGAGCAGAAGAAGAACAAAAAAATGAAGATTATATTTTAGATAACTGCGAAGATTTCAGCGAGACCGAAAAGTTCATAAGAGAAAAAGATGTAGTCGGGTTTTATCTAACAGGTCATCCGCTTGATAAATATGAGAAAGAGATAAAAAGCTTTACGACATTAAGCTTCAATGCGGACTTAAACGAGATAAATTTGAATCAGATTAATCCTGTTAAGATGTGCGGAGTTATTCATGATTTGCAGATAAAGATCTCCAAACGCGGCAAAAAGTTTGCTATTTTTAAGCTGGTGGATTTCTTCGGAAAGGGCGAATGCGTGGCGTTTCCGCAGACTTATGAGGAAAAAATGAACTTATTCAGAGAAAATGCACTTATAGTAGTAGAGGGAAAAGCCGAAGAAAACGGGGATGAAATAAAATTAGTCTTAGATAATATTTATTCGATAGACGCTTTGCACGAGAAAAACGCAGCAAACATGCAGATTATTTTGCATAAACAGTTCGACCCTGAGAAGCTTGATAAGATTTTTGAGGAAATCAGCAGGCATCCAGGGGGTAGCTGCAGACTATTCTTCACAATTGTGAATAATGGCAGCACAAAAAAATATTTATCGAGAGAAATGAGGGTAAATCCCAAACAAGAACTAATTTCAAACTTGAAAAATATTGTTGGTGAAACTAACTTAATTATAAATTAA
- the rimO gene encoding 30S ribosomal protein S12 methylthiotransferase RimO, with amino-acid sequence MKVKKDKFKLITLGCSKNLVDSEFILAQLKSNDITIVEDENDAENLIINTCGFIKEAKEESINTILRAVRRKEEGHLKSVYVAGCLSDRYKPELEKDIPEVDQYFGATDKPQTIIDILNAACCNYKSELLGERELSTPKHFAYLKISEGCDNPCSFCAIPIMRGKHKSKPLQNILIEAQKLASKGVKELIIIGQDTTYWGFDTDRKRNLSHVINAISEINGIEWIRLMYAYPSRFPDDLLETFRTNAKLIKYIDIPVQHISDNVLKSMRRGITKKTQMNLLESIRKNADGMAIRTTLITGYPDETEADFEEMLNFVKDFKFDRLGVFTYSHEDNTYAANLPDKIPYKEKLLRQKLLLEAQRENSLESNEKTVGSVLKVLIDRKENDYYIGRSYKDAPEIDQEIFVHPVNPLKAGEFYNVKINDFEEFDLFGEVIN; translated from the coding sequence ATGAAAGTTAAGAAAGATAAATTTAAGCTTATAACGCTCGGATGCTCGAAAAATCTTGTAGATTCGGAGTTTATTTTAGCACAATTAAAATCAAATGACATCACAATCGTCGAAGACGAAAATGATGCCGAAAATCTCATCATAAATACATGCGGTTTCATTAAAGAAGCAAAAGAAGAATCAATCAATACCATATTGAGAGCAGTTCGCCGCAAAGAAGAAGGACATTTAAAAAGCGTTTATGTTGCCGGGTGCCTTTCAGACCGTTACAAACCGGAACTCGAAAAAGACATTCCTGAAGTTGACCAATATTTCGGCGCAACCGATAAGCCGCAAACAATTATCGACATATTAAATGCCGCGTGCTGTAATTACAAATCCGAACTTCTCGGCGAACGCGAGCTTTCAACTCCAAAACATTTTGCATACTTAAAAATCAGCGAGGGCTGTGATAATCCATGCTCATTCTGCGCGATTCCAATCATGCGCGGAAAACACAAATCAAAACCTTTGCAGAATATTTTAATTGAAGCTCAGAAATTGGCTTCAAAGGGTGTAAAAGAACTAATCATCATCGGGCAGGACACAACTTACTGGGGCTTTGATACCGATAGAAAGCGAAATCTTTCGCATGTTATAAATGCAATTTCGGAAATAAACGGAATTGAATGGATTCGTCTTATGTATGCATATCCATCACGTTTTCCTGATGACCTTTTGGAAACCTTTAGAACTAATGCTAAGTTAATAAAATATATAGATATACCTGTTCAGCATATATCCGACAACGTTCTGAAATCAATGCGCAGGGGAATAACCAAAAAGACACAGATGAATTTATTGGAATCGATACGGAAAAATGCCGATGGAATGGCTATCAGAACGACTTTAATTACAGGTTATCCGGATGAAACAGAAGCAGATTTTGAGGAAATGCTCAATTTTGTGAAAGATTTTAAGTTTGACCGTCTTGGCGTTTTTACATACTCTCACGAGGATAATACTTACGCCGCTAACTTGCCTGACAAAATTCCGTATAAAGAGAAGCTATTGAGGCAAAAACTGCTCCTGGAAGCACAGCGGGAAAATTCATTGGAATCTAACGAAAAAACCGTCGGAAGTGTCCTTAAAGTTTTGATTGATAGAAAGGAAAATGATTACTACATTGGTAGAAGCTATAAAGACGCACCCGAAATTGACCAGGAAATTTTTGTGCATCCTGTTAACCCTCTCAAAGCAGGTGAATTTTATAATGTCAAAATTAATGACTTTGAAGAATTTGACCTCTTTGGCGAAGTAATAAATTAA
- a CDS encoding GWxTD domain-containing protein, giving the protein MKFFKITKTFLIVLALFFASNVSYSQLEEKSITNLNYEKDYFYIDPIVFYTGDSSANSRVDIYIEIPLENIQFKFISSQNKYTANIEYSILIVDETNKAFVNEKFSSDISYTKDDRLKSKYNSEYIIKSFSLPSGKYSVEVEIRDKNNQNQFSESSIIHVNNFQSSDFTLSDIMFVSNYEEGKDGKKIITPLVTKNVGGNKTFYVFFEVNNLSDANIEKKFDYKISKIDNNKKNIVSAGTFDYILKPGKNQKIEKFSSEDFLTGNYSIEISDKAENKNLVTKEFNFRWTDFPVTIKDLDVAIAQCIYFANADEFDKLRNAKTRLEKEKAFINFWRSKDPTPNTAKNEVMLDYYNRVRIANERYSTHFPGWKTDMGMVYIIFGDPSNIERHPFTEGTKPYEIWDYYDVNRRFIFVDNTGFGDYRLTEPIWNEKTRSY; this is encoded by the coding sequence ATGAAATTTTTTAAAATTACAAAAACGTTTTTAATTGTTCTTGCATTATTTTTTGCAAGTAATGTATCCTATTCTCAGCTCGAGGAGAAATCGATAACTAATCTCAACTACGAGAAGGATTATTTTTACATAGACCCGATTGTTTTTTATACAGGTGATTCCTCCGCAAATTCAAGAGTTGATATATACATAGAGATACCTCTGGAAAATATTCAATTTAAATTTATTTCCTCTCAGAATAAATATACTGCAAACATTGAATATTCTATTCTCATCGTTGATGAAACAAATAAAGCATTTGTCAATGAAAAATTTTCGTCTGATATTTCATATACAAAAGACGACCGCCTGAAAAGCAAGTATAACTCTGAATATATAATCAAATCTTTCTCATTACCATCAGGCAAGTATTCAGTTGAAGTCGAAATAAGAGATAAAAATAACCAGAACCAATTTTCTGAATCGAGCATTATACACGTTAATAACTTTCAAAGCTCCGATTTTACTCTGAGTGATATAATGTTTGTTTCAAACTATGAAGAAGGCAAAGACGGTAAGAAAATCATAACTCCGCTTGTTACAAAGAATGTCGGAGGCAATAAAACCTTTTATGTTTTTTTTGAAGTTAACAATCTCAGTGATGCAAACATAGAAAAAAAATTCGATTATAAAATTTCAAAAATCGACAACAACAAGAAGAATATCGTCTCAGCTGGAACATTTGATTATATTTTGAAACCCGGCAAGAACCAAAAAATTGAAAAATTCTCTTCTGAGGATTTCCTGACGGGAAATTATTCAATCGAAATTTCCGATAAAGCTGAGAACAAAAATCTTGTTACAAAAGAATTTAATTTCAGATGGACTGATTTTCCCGTTACTATAAAAGATTTGGATGTTGCAATTGCACAGTGTATATACTTTGCAAATGCAGATGAATTTGATAAACTGAGAAACGCAAAGACACGTCTTGAAAAAGAAAAAGCGTTTATAAACTTCTGGCGTAGCAAGGACCCGACGCCAAACACTGCAAAAAATGAGGTAATGCTGGATTATTACAACCGTGTGAGAATTGCAAACGAAAGATATTCAACTCATTTCCCCGGCTGGAAAACAGATATGGGAATGGTTTACATAATTTTCGGAGACCCGAGCAATATTGAAAGACACCCCTTCACGGAAGGCACAAAACCATATGAAATCTGGGATTATTATGACGTAAACAGAAGATTTATTTTTGTAGATAATACAGGATTTGGCGATTATCGTTTAACCGAACCAATCTGGAACGAAAAAACACGCTCCTATTAA
- a CDS encoding DUF58 domain-containing protein — translation MQNDYQKYLIPNVIARLSNMELRAKLVVEGFMAGLHKSPYHGFSVEFAEHRQYIPGDDLKFLDWKIFARTERYYIKQFEEETNLKSYICLDISKSMDFSSQKEQTVKNKTKSLFKKVLNKSFEAADKNSDDVITKLEYASYLAASLAYLMLMQRDAISLTTYDVKRQSYIPPRATPNNLRQILNTLTSIKPSNQTGTASSLNEIASGIKRRGLVIVLSDLFDEPEEVVKSLKHFRFMNNEVIVFQILDPIEMNFLEGNPVTLIDMETKEEMYSQPFAIQKAYKETIKEFLENYKSQLKNNGIDYQVLSTETSFDKALLTYLAKRTKLN, via the coding sequence ATGCAGAATGATTATCAAAAATATTTAATTCCTAATGTTATTGCGCGGCTTTCAAATATGGAGCTTCGCGCTAAGCTTGTTGTTGAGGGATTTATGGCAGGGCTACATAAGTCGCCGTATCATGGCTTCAGCGTTGAGTTTGCCGAGCATCGTCAATATATTCCGGGAGATGATTTAAAGTTTCTCGATTGGAAAATTTTTGCAAGAACAGAGAGATATTACATAAAGCAATTTGAGGAAGAAACAAATCTTAAATCTTATATATGTCTCGATATCAGCAAGTCAATGGATTTTTCTTCTCAAAAAGAACAAACAGTTAAGAATAAAACAAAAAGTTTGTTTAAGAAAGTTTTGAATAAGTCTTTTGAAGCGGCTGATAAAAATTCAGATGACGTAATTACAAAACTTGAATACGCTTCTTATCTTGCGGCATCACTTGCATATTTAATGCTTATGCAAAGAGATGCTATTTCACTAACTACTTATGACGTTAAAAGACAAAGTTACATTCCTCCTCGCGCAACTCCGAATAATTTAAGACAAATTTTAAACACCCTGACATCTATTAAGCCGAGTAATCAAACAGGTACTGCAAGTTCACTGAATGAAATTGCTTCCGGTATAAAACGCAGAGGGCTTGTTATAGTTTTGAGTGATTTATTCGATGAACCGGAAGAAGTGGTTAAATCATTGAAGCACTTCAGATTTATGAATAATGAGGTGATTGTATTCCAGATTTTAGACCCGATTGAGATGAATTTTCTTGAGGGCAATCCTGTAACTTTAATCGACATGGAAACAAAAGAGGAAATGTATTCGCAGCCGTTTGCAATACAAAAAGCTTACAAGGAAACGATAAAAGAATTTCTTGAAAATTATAAGAGCCAATTAAAAAATAACGGCATTGATTATCAGGTGCTTTCGACGGAAACGTCATTTGATAAAGCCCTGCTTACTTACCTCGCAAAAAGAACCAAGCTAAATTAA
- a CDS encoding tetratricopeptide repeat protein, whose protein sequence is MLRKLSQLSFLIILAVVISSCGNKQAAKSEQQYMQEAQAKVDAKQYEEAIAIYREYITAYPKSEGVHDAYNKIAGYYLTELKNTPEGIKAYKEHAEKYPDTKQGKNSLFLVAFTYDEVLKDKDNAIKAYEVFLAKYPNDTDPNEKFSESARVMLENLKSGTSIEEMIKKIESQNPPSTDTTTKVSPDVQLKKVEPENTTKSPKQELLDQRKELEKKK, encoded by the coding sequence ATGTTAAGAAAACTATCTCAGTTATCATTTTTAATTATTTTGGCGGTGGTGATTTCATCATGCGGGAATAAACAGGCTGCAAAGTCAGAACAGCAGTATATGCAGGAAGCGCAGGCGAAAGTCGATGCTAAGCAGTACGAAGAAGCAATAGCTATTTACAGGGAATACATAACAGCTTATCCTAAATCGGAGGGTGTGCATGATGCTTACAATAAAATTGCAGGTTATTATTTAACCGAACTTAAAAATACTCCCGAGGGAATAAAAGCATATAAAGAGCATGCTGAAAAATATCCTGATACAAAACAGGGAAAAAATTCTTTGTTCCTTGTTGCGTTTACTTATGATGAAGTTCTGAAGGATAAAGACAATGCGATTAAAGCTTATGAAGTGTTTTTAGCAAAGTATCCAAATGATACAGACCCGAACGAAAAGTTCAGCGAGTCTGCAAGAGTAATGCTTGAGAATCTGAAATCTGGAACATCGATTGAAGAAATGATTAAGAAAATCGAAAGCCAGAATCCTCCAAGCACAGACACGACTACTAAAGTGAGCCCTGATGTTCAGTTAAAAAAAGTAGAACCGGAAAACACAACCAAGAGTCCGAAACAGGAATTATTAGACCAAAGAAAAGAACTGGAAAAGAAAAAATAA
- a CDS encoding DUF2851 family protein, whose product MKKLDLNESFISRIWENGEYYTDLHTTEGQKVSIINFGIKNFDSGADYKEAVVKIGETVLRGDVEIHRSMTDWDSHKHYKDKKYNHVVLQIVMWETYDGEIPKMSKSRKIPTVVLSKFLNTSVHKIWRDIINNPSEQFKIPCHPDNHDVNPDLKRDWIFELSEMRLKYKAERIKYKLICSGKSLSSRENWEQVFFELIAEALGYSKNKEQFLKLANFTKLNKIKKLNLNLIQIDSVLYGTAGFLKDLRFKDEYISHLKDNWKALNKKFDEVLNKADWNFFRLRPANFPTIRLAYLSGLVYKIIYEEYFKRVILLFEKSKNTEKDFINLFEEVEVSDYWLNHYNFGKETKKTAGSLIGKQRLTDIFINVVIPVIYLYAKLFEKPELTLKIKEVYARMKSGNDNEITRKMNAQLNFKTKYLQDEQGLIHLHNFYCIKGKCSECDIGKFLYYNNMTFEPMKIIIY is encoded by the coding sequence ATGAAAAAACTTGACCTAAACGAAAGCTTCATCTCACGGATATGGGAAAACGGGGAATATTATACTGATTTACACACCACCGAAGGACAAAAAGTTTCAATAATTAACTTTGGAATAAAAAATTTTGACTCGGGAGCCGATTATAAGGAAGCCGTGGTTAAAATCGGCGAGACAGTTTTGAGAGGTGATGTTGAAATTCACCGCTCAATGACCGACTGGGACAGCCACAAGCATTACAAAGATAAAAAATATAATCACGTTGTATTGCAAATCGTGATGTGGGAAACTTACGATGGTGAAATTCCAAAGATGTCGAAGTCAAGAAAAATTCCGACAGTAGTTTTGTCAAAATTTCTGAATACGTCCGTTCATAAAATCTGGCGTGACATAATAAACAATCCTTCCGAACAATTTAAAATCCCCTGCCACCCTGATAATCACGATGTTAATCCCGATTTAAAACGCGACTGGATTTTTGAGTTGAGCGAAATGCGTCTGAAGTATAAAGCTGAAAGAATAAAATACAAATTAATTTGTTCTGGAAAAAGTTTATCGAGCCGTGAAAACTGGGAGCAGGTATTCTTTGAGCTGATTGCAGAAGCGCTTGGGTACTCAAAAAACAAAGAACAGTTTTTAAAGCTTGCAAATTTCACTAAACTAAATAAGATAAAAAAACTAAATTTGAATTTAATTCAGATTGATTCCGTTCTTTATGGCACCGCAGGTTTTCTGAAAGATTTGCGTTTTAAAGATGAATATATATCTCATTTAAAAGACAACTGGAAAGCATTAAACAAAAAATTTGATGAAGTGCTTAACAAAGCCGATTGGAATTTCTTCCGCTTAAGACCTGCAAACTTCCCGACAATACGCCTCGCATATTTATCAGGTTTAGTTTATAAAATTATTTATGAAGAATACTTTAAGAGAGTCATTTTATTATTTGAGAAAAGCAAAAACACCGAAAAAGATTTTATAAATTTATTTGAAGAAGTTGAAGTAAGCGATTACTGGCTGAATCATTATAACTTCGGCAAAGAAACAAAGAAAACCGCAGGTTCACTCATCGGCAAGCAAAGATTAACGGACATTTTCATAAACGTAGTCATACCAGTTATATATTTATATGCTAAACTATTTGAAAAACCTGAACTGACTTTAAAAATAAAAGAAGTTTATGCTAGAATGAAATCCGGAAACGACAATGAAATCACCCGCAAGATGAATGCACAGCTAAACTTCAAAACAAAATATTTGCAGGATGAGCAGGGGTTGATTCACTTGCATAATTTTTACTGCATAAAAGGTAAATGTAGTGAGTGTGATATAGGAAAGTTTTTATATTACAACAACATGACCTTCGAACCAATGAAAATAATTATATACTAA